The following are from one region of the Nicotiana tomentosiformis chromosome 7, ASM39032v3, whole genome shotgun sequence genome:
- the LOC104111552 gene encoding uncharacterized protein has translation MGACASVPKGMRAEAMAAPPPEQPKEENTTSATTTTAPEVVEVTEGSDNAEPKEDEKVAEEKDADNKHQSLGSLLDESEAAKESDKDEKSSDTNAETKESKDEELPISDAAVAQASS, from the exons atgggGGCTTGTGCTAGTGTACCAAAGGGAATGAGGGCTGAGGCAATGGCAGCTCCTCCACCGGAGCAACCGAAGGAGGAGAACACCACCTCCGCCACCACCACCACCGCACCTGAGGTGGTGGAGGTGACAGAAGGTAGTGACAATGCCGAGCCAAAGGAGGATGAGAAGGTGGCTGAAGAGAAAGATGCTGACAACAAGCACCAATCTCTAGGATCTTTGCTCGACGAG AGCGAAGCAGCCAAGGAGTCAGATAAAGATGAGAAGAGCTCAGACACTAATGCTGAAACCAAAGAATCAAAGGATGAGGAGCTTCCAATATCAGATGCAGCTGTTGCACAAGCCTCTTCTTAA
- the LOC104111551 gene encoding uncharacterized protein isoform X1, whose translation MQVNHQQSNSPNQGSGDLQHALEGAASFGFSNMHDMNQQVLSLDAIETSRLNVYEAYNERSDDVGEVTVRREEKQPVVYRRTRWKMNKEKQPVVYSRMKWTDEMVKLLITAVSYIGEDVWSNGIFPKKGKWRAISNAMAESGHHVSPQQCEDKFNDLNKKFKRLNDILGRGTACCVVENPGLMEMMGLTHDVQEEVKKLLSSKQLFYQEMCSYNNQNRLFLPDDRELQRSVLLALKRKDRYEPEYVVQDMPAKRKIAGEERVSNVVCAFINSDCNVLNPNSSGIHDSTNNEEAEKLQEQQIMYRLLQLEEQKLQIQAQILELEKQRVKCLRFRRREDRELQELKLENKAMILENERMELQLKRCETSLQTE comes from the coding sequence ATGCAAGTTAATCACCAACAAAGCAATTCCCCTAACCAGGGTTCAGGGGATTTGCAGCATGCTCTGGAAGGTGCCGCATCCTTTGGTTTTAGCAACATGCATGACATGAACCAACAAGTGTTGTCTCTAGATGCTATTGAAACCAGTAGACTTAATGTGTATGAAGCTTATAATGAGAGGTCAGATGATGTAGGAGAAGTCACTGTACGTCGTGAAGAGAAACAGCCAGTTGTGTATCGGCGTACAAGATGGAAGATGAATAAAGAGAAACAGCCTGTTGTATACAGTCGTATGAAATGGACAGATGAGATGGTTAAGCTTTTGATCACTGCTGTTTCTTACATCGGAGAAGATGTTTGGTCCAATGGGATATTCCCAAAGAAAGGTAAATGGAGGGCTATTTCCAATGCTATGGCTGAAAGTGGTCATCATGTCTCACCTCAGCAGTGTGAGGATAAGTTTAATGATCTGAACAAAAAGTTCAAGAGACTGAATGATATTCTTGGGAGAGGCACTGCATGTTGTGTTGTGGAGAACCCCGGCCTTATGGAAATGATGGGCCTGACTCATGATGTGCAGGAGGAAGTGAAGAAGCTGTTAAGTAGCAAACAGTTATTCTATCAAGAAATGTGCTCATACAACAACCAAAATAGATTATTCCTTCCAGATGATCGGGAACTCCAGCGATCCGTACTGTTGGCTCTCAAACGTAAGGACAGGTATGAGCCTGAGTATGTTGTGCAGGATATGCCTGCAAAGAGAAAGATAGCCGGGGAAGAAAGAGTTTCCAATGTGGTCTGTGCATTCATTAATTCAGATTGTAATGTGCTTAATCCTAACAGCAGTGGGATTCATGATTCTACTAACAATGAAGAGGCAGAAAAATTGCAGGAGCAGCAGATTATGTATCGGTTACTGCAGTTGGAAGAACAGAAGTTACAAATTCAGGCCCAAATTCTGGAACTGGAGAAGCAGAGAGTCAAGTGCCTGAGGTTCCGGCGGAGAGAAGACAGGGAGCTACAAGAACTGAAGCTGGAAAATAAAGCTATGATACTTGAGAATGAGCGCATGGAGCTTCAGCTCAAGCGCTGTGAAACAAGTCTTCAGACTGAATAA
- the LOC104111551 gene encoding uncharacterized protein isoform X2 yields the protein MHDMNQQVLSLDAIETSRLNVYEAYNERSDDVGEVTVRREEKQPVVYRRTRWKMNKEKQPVVYSRMKWTDEMVKLLITAVSYIGEDVWSNGIFPKKGKWRAISNAMAESGHHVSPQQCEDKFNDLNKKFKRLNDILGRGTACCVVENPGLMEMMGLTHDVQEEVKKLLSSKQLFYQEMCSYNNQNRLFLPDDRELQRSVLLALKRKDRYEPEYVVQDMPAKRKIAGEERVSNVVCAFINSDCNVLNPNSSGIHDSTNNEEAEKLQEQQIMYRLLQLEEQKLQIQAQILELEKQRVKCLRFRRREDRELQELKLENKAMILENERMELQLKRCETSLQTE from the coding sequence ATGCATGACATGAACCAACAAGTGTTGTCTCTAGATGCTATTGAAACCAGTAGACTTAATGTGTATGAAGCTTATAATGAGAGGTCAGATGATGTAGGAGAAGTCACTGTACGTCGTGAAGAGAAACAGCCAGTTGTGTATCGGCGTACAAGATGGAAGATGAATAAAGAGAAACAGCCTGTTGTATACAGTCGTATGAAATGGACAGATGAGATGGTTAAGCTTTTGATCACTGCTGTTTCTTACATCGGAGAAGATGTTTGGTCCAATGGGATATTCCCAAAGAAAGGTAAATGGAGGGCTATTTCCAATGCTATGGCTGAAAGTGGTCATCATGTCTCACCTCAGCAGTGTGAGGATAAGTTTAATGATCTGAACAAAAAGTTCAAGAGACTGAATGATATTCTTGGGAGAGGCACTGCATGTTGTGTTGTGGAGAACCCCGGCCTTATGGAAATGATGGGCCTGACTCATGATGTGCAGGAGGAAGTGAAGAAGCTGTTAAGTAGCAAACAGTTATTCTATCAAGAAATGTGCTCATACAACAACCAAAATAGATTATTCCTTCCAGATGATCGGGAACTCCAGCGATCCGTACTGTTGGCTCTCAAACGTAAGGACAGGTATGAGCCTGAGTATGTTGTGCAGGATATGCCTGCAAAGAGAAAGATAGCCGGGGAAGAAAGAGTTTCCAATGTGGTCTGTGCATTCATTAATTCAGATTGTAATGTGCTTAATCCTAACAGCAGTGGGATTCATGATTCTACTAACAATGAAGAGGCAGAAAAATTGCAGGAGCAGCAGATTATGTATCGGTTACTGCAGTTGGAAGAACAGAAGTTACAAATTCAGGCCCAAATTCTGGAACTGGAGAAGCAGAGAGTCAAGTGCCTGAGGTTCCGGCGGAGAGAAGACAGGGAGCTACAAGAACTGAAGCTGGAAAATAAAGCTATGATACTTGAGAATGAGCGCATGGAGCTTCAGCTCAAGCGCTGTGAAACAAGTCTTCAGACTGAATAA